GCATGTTCTGGCGCGGCGACAGCCACACGCTGGGCGCCTTCGTCACCGCCTTCGCCGGCTCCTCGGACATCTTCTCCCGCCATGGCGGCGCCGAGACCCGCACCGTCAACTTCCTCGCCGCCCATGACGGCTTCACGCTGGCCGATCTCGTTTCCCATACGGTGAAGCACAACGGAGCGAACGGCGAAGACAACCGCGACGGCCACGACGAGAACCATTCCTGGAACAACGGCGCGGAAGGCGCGACGACCGACGGCGCCGTGCTCTCCGCCCGCAGGGCGGATATCAAGGCGCTGCTCGCAAGCCTCTTCCTTTCCCGCGGCACGATCATGCTGACGGCCGGCGACGAAGGCGGGCGCAGCCAGGAGGGCAACAACAACGCCTATTGCCAGGACAACGCCATCACCTGGATGCATTGGGACCAACTGGACGACGGCCTGATCGAGCATGCCGCCATGCTCTCGACCATCCGCAGGCGCTTCCCGGCGCTCGGCGAGACAACCTTCCTCAGCGGCGCGGGCGATGTCGAATGGCGAACGCTTGCCGGCGCGCCGATGACCGTCGCGGACTGGGAAGCACCCTTCGCCGGCACGCTGCTGGTGCTGTTCACCACGCCCGATCTTCTGCAAAAGCGCAGCGTCCGCCTTGCAATTGCCCTGAACCGCACGCATGGCGAACAGGCGCTTGCCCTGCCCCCGACTGAAACGCGGGAATGGGTCAGCCTCCTGACCGTCAACCATCCGGCGACCGGCTTGCTACGGGCACGCTCGGTCGAGGTTTTTGTCGAAAGCCGCTGAAATTCATTGCCCGGGCAAACGGCCCCTCTAGAAGCGGCCTGAATCGTTCCATGGAAAACCGCATGCCAGCCACTGTTCATTTGAAGGATATTGCCGCGAGCGTCGGATCGGAACTCGGCGTCTCGCGCTGGTTCATCGTCGACCAGACAATGATCGACCGCTTCGCCGATGCCACGCAGGACCATCAGTTCATCCACACCGACCCCGTGCGCGCGGCAGCCGAAACGCCCTTCGGCGGCACCATCGCCCACGGCTTCCTGACGCTCTCCCTCCTGTCGGCAATGAACTATGATTGCATTCCGCGCATCGTCGAGCAGACGATGGGCATCAATTACGGCTTCGACAAGATCCGCTTCATCACGCCGGTCAAGAGCGGCGCGCGCGTGCGCGGCCGCTTCGTGCTCGACGAGGCCCGCTTCCGCGGCGCGGGCATGTTGGCGGTCCGCTACAATGTGACGGTCGAGATCGAAGACGAGCGCAAACCGGCGCTGACGGCCGAATGGACCACCATCATCCAGTTCGACCCGAAGGATCGGCCGGAGGACGTCTAGGGCATTTCCAGCCGAAGCGGAATCGCTACGGCATCGGAGAATGCGGATGGAACAGCTCAAAAGAAAATCCCGCCTCGAAGGCGGGATTCTTGTTAAAGGCCGGCGTCTTCCGCGCCTTCCACCAGGAGGCCGAAGGCATAGGGCGAGAACGAGCGCCAGCATTCGACCCGGTAATCCTCCTCGCCCGAGCGGAACAGCACGATCTCGATCTTGCCGAGCACCGTACGCGCCGCAGCGCCCACCGGGAAGACCGCATTGCCGAGATCGAGCGGGCAGCCGCTGGCAATCGCCCCGGCCGCGTCCGGGCCGGAAACGATGATCGCCGTGTTGCGGTGGGAAACGTCCGTCGCAGAATGCAGCGCGGAAACACCCGAAGCGATGCCCATCAGGTCCGCACCGTTCTCGTCGATCAGCAGCCATTCGTCCGGGCCGAGCCAGAGCGCGTGACGGCCGCTGACGGAAGCCGAGGTTTTCGGCCGGCGTGGCAGCTCGAGGCCGAAGGCCAGCGAGAGCGTGCCGATGGCATCCTCGCCGGCGCGCAGCGAAAGACGGGTCGCGGGCGCGGCGGGCGTGACGCGCGCGCCGGCGGAGCCGCCGTGATGGCGACCGAGGGGCGCCTTGCGAAGAGCTTGATCAGCCATTGAGGCGTCCTCCTTCCTTGTCGATAAACACCATGTCGCTGACCTCGACCGAGATGGTGCGGTCCGGCATCGGCACATAGAGCGTCTGGCCCATGCGGGCCTGACCGCCGGCAACGAGCGCCATGGCGATGGACCGGCCGCAGTTTTCCGACCAGTAGGACGACGTGACATGGCCGAGCATGGTCATCGGCTTCGGCTCGTTCGGATCGGCAACGATCTGCGCACCCTCCTCCAGAACCACCTTCGGATCCTTCGTCAGCAGACCGACGAGCTGCTTGCGGCCCTCCTTGACGAGGTCCGGCCGCTTGAGGCCGCGGATGCCCACGAAGTCCGCTTTCTTCTTGGAGACGGCCCAGCTGAGGCTCGCATCGTGCGGCGTAACCGTACCGTCCGTATCCTGGCCGACGATGATGTAGCCCTTTTCGGCGCGCAGCACGTGCATGGTCTCCGTGCCGTAGGCGCAGGCGCCGAGCGGTTCGGCCCGTGCCCAGATGGCTTCCCAGACGGCCTGCCCGTAATCGGCAGGAACGTTGACTTCGTAGCCCGCTTCACCGGTGAAGGACATGCGGAAGAGCCGGGTCGGTACGCCGCAGATCTTGCCCTCGCGCACGCTCATATGCGGGAAAGCCTCGTTGGAGATGTCGATGCCCTCGACCAGCGGCTCGAGGATTTCACGCGCCTTCGGACCCTGCACGGCAATGACCGCCCACTGCTCGGTGGTCGAGGTCAGCCAGACCTTCAGATGCGGGAATTCCGTCTGGAGATAGTCTTCCATGTGATGCATGACGCGCGGCGCGCCGCCCGTCGTGGTGGTGACATGGAAGCGATCCTCCGCCAGACGCCCGACGACGCCGTCGTCATAGACGAAGCCGTCCTCGCGCAGCATGATGCCGTAGCGGCAACGGCCCGGCTTCAGCGTATCCCAGGCGTTGGTGTACATGAGGTTCATGAACTCGCCCGCATCGGGGCCGACGACCTCGATCTTGCCGAGCGTCGAGGCATCGAACAGGCCGGCGGCATTACGAACCGTGCGGCACTCGCGGTTGACCGCATCATGCATGGTTTCGCCGGAGCGCGGATAATACCAGGCGCGCTTCCAGTTGCCGACATCCTCGAAGACCGCGCCATGCGCTTCTTCCCATTCGTGCATCGGCGTCTTGCGCGCGGGGTCGAACAGGTCACCGCGCGAATGGCTGATCAGCGCGCCGAAGGTGACGGGCGTATAGGGCGCGCGGAAGGTCGTGAGACCGATCTTCGGGATCTCGCGGTTCAGTACCTCTGAGGCGATGGCAAGGCCGTGGATGTTGGACAGCTTGCCCTGGTCCGTCGCCATGCCGTTGGTGGTAAAGCGCTTGATATGCTCGATGGAGTGCATGCCCTCGCGCACGGCAAGGCGGATATCCTTGGCGCAGACGTCGTTCTGGAAGTCGACGAAGGCCTTGACCGTCGTGTCGACGCCGGCCCCTTCGCCGGCACCCACCATGCCGCCGGTCCATTCGAAGGCGTTCTCGCCGGAAAGCTCGACCTTGCCGCCGCCGTCGTTGCCGGTGGCGCGGGCCATAAGCTCGCCGGCTGCCAGCGATTCTTCGATCGTCGCCTGCAGGCCGTCCGTGCCGTTGCACGAACCGACCGAAAGGCAATCCTGCGCATAGGTGCCCGGCAGGAAGCGGCTGGTGGCCGCATCATAGGCGACCTTGCCGCGCGACTGCGAGAAGAGGTGGACGGAAGGCGTCCAGCCGGCCGACACCAGCAGCGCATCGACCGGGATCGACCGTGCCGAGCCGCCGCCGTTGCGGGCGACCGACATGGAGGAAACGCGCAGCTTCCCCTTGGTGTCGACCACCGAATGGCCGGCCAGCACCTCGATGCCAAGCTTGCCGGCCTCGGCCAGAACCGCTTCGCCGGGCTTCTCGCGGTTGTCCACGATGGCGGCCACGGTCACGCCGGCGCGCTTCAGGTCGAAGGCGGCCTCATAGGCAGAATCGTTCGCCGTGTAGACGCCGACCTTGCGGCCGACGGCAACGCCGAAATGGTTGAGATAGGTGCGTGCCGCCGAGGCGAGCATGATGCCCGGCCGGTCGTTGTTGGCGAACACCATATGACGCTCGATGGAGCCGGTGGCGAGGATGACGCGCTTGGCGCGGACCTGCCACAGCCGCTCGCGCGGCAGCTTCTTGTCAGGACGCGCAAGGTGATCCGTCACGCGCTCTACGAGGCCGACGAAATTGTGGTTGTAGTAGCCGAAAGCCGTCGTGCGGGTGAGAACGGTGACATTCTCCATCGCCCTCAGCTTCGCGGCCGCAGCCTGCGCCCACTCATAGCCGTTCTGGCCGTCGATCTTCACCGACATGTCGTAGTGCAGCGCGCCGCCGACTTCCGGCTGCTCATCGACGATGATGACCCGCGCGCCCGCTTCAGCAGCGGCAAGCGCGGCCGAAAGGCCGGCGACACCCGCGCCCGCGACCAGCACATCGCAATAGGCGTAGCGGTTGGCGTAGTGATCCGGGTCCTCTTCCGTCGGCGCGACGCCGAGGCCGGCGGCCTTGCGGATGAAGGGCTCGTAGAGCTTTTCCCAGGCCGCCTTCGGCCACATGAAGGTCTTGTAGTAGAAGCCGGCCGCGAAGAACGGCGACATCAGGTTGTTGACACCGCCGATATCGAAGGCGAGCGAGGGCCAGCGGTTTTGCGACGACACCTTCATGCCGTCGAAGACCTCCTGCACCGGCGCGCGCACGTTCGGCTGGCGGCGGGCCGCGTCGCGCGACACGTCGATCAGCGCGTTCGGCTCTTCGGGACCTGCCGAGAGGATGCCGCGCGGGCGATGATACTTGAACGAACGACCGACGAGATGCACGCCGTTGGCGAGCAGCGCGGAGGCGACGGTATCGCCTTCCAGCGCATCGAAGGTCTTTCCGTCGAAGGTGAAACGCGCGGTCTTGGCGGGGGTCAGGCGGCCCTGGCCGGCAATGCGATTGGCGCCGCTCATTTCGCGGTTCCTTCCGTGGTCTCGTTGGTTGCCGCGGCAGTAGTGACGCCCGGAATATCGGGCCTCGGTTCGCCGGCCTTGTAGCTCATGTAGAACTTGTCGCTGACGGTATCGCGCGCCGCGTTGAAGAAGCGGCCGCAACCATGGATATGGCGCCAGCGCTCGAAGATCAGGCCCTTCGGATTATCGCGCAGGAAGAAATAGTCCTGGAATTCCTCGTCGGTGATGTCGGCGATGTTGGTCGGCCGGGCGATGTGCGCATCGCCGCCGTGGCGGAATTCGAGCTCGGAGCGCTCTTCCTCGCAGTAGGGGCAGTAGATCAGCAGCATTTTATCCTACCTGTTTAAAGCTCTGGACCCGTCACGACGGTGCCGGGGTCCTGGTCGCAAAGTCGCCGGCCCATGGTGACGAAGGAGGCAAGCCGGCGGACCAGTTGCCCAAAGTCGTCGTAGGGGGCCAGAACATTCGTCATGCCCAGATTGACCATGCTCATCGACATGAGATCGATATCGATGTTGAAGGGGCGGCTGGCGGCCGGTTCGTCGGGAATGAAATAGACGACCCGATCACCGAGCAACCGCACGCAGCTCAACATCCCGCTCTCGGCGACGAAAGGCCACTCCTTTTCCTGCGCCGACTTGTGGATCTTCTGGAGACGCACATCCCCGGGCTGGGGAAAGATCTCGCCGGCGGGAACCACCCCCGCCGTCATCAGAAATCCGGCAAGCAGCGCGCCGTTCATCAATGCGCCACGGCCGCCGCCGCCGCCTCGTCGATGAGGCGGCCGGTGCGGAAGCGGTCGAGCGTCAGGCCGGCCGCCAGCTTGTGCGGCTCGCCCCGCGCGATGAGATGCGCGAAGAGATGCGCCGAACCCGGCGTCGCCTTGAAGCCGCCGGTGCCCCAGCCGCAGTTGACGAAGAGGTTCGGAACCGGCGTCACGCCCTGGATCGCCGAACGATCCGGCGTGTTGTCGGTGATGCCGCCCCACTGGCGCATCATCTTGACGCGGCGGAACATCGGGAAGAGCTCGCAGATGGCATCCAGCGTATGCGTGATGATCTGCAGGCCGCCCGTCTGGGAATAGGAATTGTACTGGTCCGTACCCGCGCCGATGACCAGCTCGCCCTTGTCCGACTGCGAGATATAGGCATGCACCGAGTTGGACATGACCACGCAGGGGAAGATTGGCTTCATCGGCTCGGAAACCAGCGCCTGCAGCGGCACGGAATGCAGCGGCAGCTTCACATCGGCCATGGACAGGATGACCGAATTGTGGCCGGAGGCCGAGACCGCGACCTTCTTGGCGCCGATGAAGCCCTTGGAGGTTTCCACGCCCGTCACCGCGCCATCGGGGCCGCGACGGATGCCCTTGACCTCGCAGTTCTGGATGATGTGCACGCCGCGGTCGGAGGCCGCGCGGGCATATCCCCAGGCGACGGCGTCGTGGCGGGCCGTGCCGCCGCGGCGCTGGAGGGCCGCGCCGTTGATCGGGTAGCGGGCGCTCGCCGAGATGTCGAGAACCGGCACGAAGTCCTTCGCCTGCTGCGGCGTCAGCCATTCGTTGTCGATGCCGTAAAGCCGGTTGGCATGCACGTGGCGCTGGAAGGACTGCTTGTCGTGCACATTGTGCGACAGCATCATCACGCCGCGCGGCGAGTACATGACATTGTAGTTGAGGTCCTGGCTAAGACCTTCCCAGAGCTTCAGCGAGTGCTCGTAGATGTCCATGCTCTCGTCATAGAGATAGTTCGAGCGGATGATGGTCGTGTTGCGGCCGGTATTGCCGCCGCCGAGCCAGCCCTTCTCGATCACGGCGACATTGGTGATGCCGTGCTCCTTGGCGAGATAGTAAGCAGCGCCGAGGCCATGGCCGCCGCCGCCGACGATGATCACGTCGTATTCCTTGCGCGGCTCGGGCGAGGTCCACTGTGCCTCCCATCCCTTGTGGCCGCGCATCGCCTCGCGGGCGACGGCGAAAACCGAATATTTGCGCATAACCCAGGTCCTCGATGTCTCGCCGGCAGCGCCGGCTGTTTCCTGTTGCAATAGAAAGCAAATCCTGGCGCGGGACGCCGTATCCTTTGCGACGCATTCAGGCGCACCTTGTACCACATGCGACATGACCGAATGGGGACCGCATGACGGTTTTCCCGGCCTTTCACGGAAAATCCCGCACATCGCGGCGCGGAAGACTGGACTTCCCTCAAGCGTTCTGGTATCCGACGCCTCAATCGTCAGCCTTCCGGGCTGCGCGAACGTCACTTATTTGCCTGACGAACTCAAAGAATCGCCGGGTAACAACGAACAAAGGAACGGGATTCTCGTGCAGGTACTTGTCCGCGACAACAACGTTGATCAGGCTCTCCGCGCTCTCAAGAAGAAGATGCAGCGCGAAGGTATTTTCCGTGAAATGAAGATGCGCGACTATTACGAAAAGCCGTCGCAGAAGCGTGCGCGTGAAAAGGCTGAAGCCGTCCGTCGCGTTCGCAAGCTGGCTCGTAAGCGCGCCCAGCGCGAAGGCCTCATCGGCGGCCGTCCTGGCGCCCGCTAATCGGCCGTCATTTCGACGTTTTCGGATGCAAGACCGGGCGGGGGCGATGAATTCGCCGCCGCCTTTTTTGATGTGACCGGACGATTTTTCACCCTTGTGAAAGGTTTCCGTGCAATTCCGGGTTCGACCGCTACGCACCTTTGCCGGAATTGCTGTGAAAGGCCGTAGCGTTTTCTTCGCGCATGAGGCGGGAAGAAGCCCATTTTGAGGATTCGCACTTGGACATGGCTGCATCTACCGGGTTCCCGACCGATCGTCTTTCTTCCTCGTCCGCCCGCATGCGCCGCCCGTTCATGGCCGCCGTCGCCGCCACGTCGCTCGCCGTCCTGCTCGCAGGCTGCGCGTCGACCGGCACCTCGACGGACGTGCTGAAGGTCGAGCGCGCGCAGGGCTCGCAGGAGAACATCGCCTCGCTCTCCGCCGTGATCGCCGCCAATCCGCAGGATCCGGAAGGCTACAATGTGCGCGGCTCGGCCTATGGCCGCGCGGGCGAGTATCGCCGCGCGCTCGATGACTTCAACCGCGCCATCGAGTTGAACCCGCGCTTCTACCAGGCCTATGCCAACCGTGCGCTCATCCAGCGCAGCCTCGGCGACCAGGCGAAGGCGGCGGCCGACTACAACACGGCCCTCCAGCTCAACTCGAACTATGACGTCGCCTATATCGGCCGCGGCAATCTCTATCGCCAGGCCGGCCGTCTCGACGAGGCGTTCAGCGACTTCAACCGCGCCATCCAGCTCGATACGACCGATCCGCGCGCCTATCACAATCGCGGCCTGATCTATCAGGCGCGCCGCCAACACGACAAGGCGATCGAGGACTTCTCGAAGGCCATCTCGCTGTCGCCGAACTCGGCCGAACCCTATAACGGCCGCGGCATCTCCTATGCCGCGAAGGGCGACGACGACAACGCCTTCCAGGACTTCAACACCGCGATCAACCTCAACGGAAAGCTGGCCGAATCCTGGGCCAACCAGGCGCTGATCTACGAGCGTCGCGGCGAGATGGCGAAGGCCTCGCGTTCCTATTCGCAGGCGCTCCGCCTCGATCCGAACTACGCCCCGGCCAAGTCCGGCCTCGCCCGCACCCGTGGCGCGGCTGCGGCCAAGCCGGCCTGACCGACGCCAGGACCTGCCAAAGAACATGAAAAAGCCCGCGAACCGGTTCGCGGGCTTTTCTCTTTGATGGCTTTCGCATCAGGCAGCCCGACGCCGTGCATCGGGCTTGCTTGATCAACGCAGGACGACGACGCCGAGGACGTTGATGAGGATCAGCAGCAGAAGGCTGGAGAAGAAACCGGCGCTGGTGAAGAAGCCGGCGGCCATCGCGACCAACAGGGCGACGCAGAACAGCGTGCCGTACTTGGCGGCGGCGATGAAGAAATTGTAGGTCTTCTCGTGCTCGGGATAGTCCATCGGCGCGCCGAGTTCGACCGGTCCGTTATGATGTTCAGCCATA
This DNA window, taken from Shinella zoogloeoides, encodes the following:
- a CDS encoding MaoC family dehydratase; the protein is MPATVHLKDIAASVGSELGVSRWFIVDQTMIDRFADATQDHQFIHTDPVRAAAETPFGGTIAHGFLTLSLLSAMNYDCIPRIVEQTMGINYGFDKIRFITPVKSGARVRGRFVLDEARFRGAGMLAVRYNVTVEIEDERKPALTAEWTTIIQFDPKDRPEDV
- a CDS encoding sarcosine oxidase subunit gamma codes for the protein MADQALRKAPLGRHHGGSAGARVTPAAPATRLSLRAGEDAIGTLSLAFGLELPRRPKTSASVSGRHALWLGPDEWLLIDENGADLMGIASGVSALHSATDVSHRNTAIIVSGPDAAGAIASGCPLDLGNAVFPVGAAARTVLGKIEIVLFRSGEEDYRVECWRSFSPYAFGLLVEGAEDAGL
- a CDS encoding sarcosine oxidase subunit alpha codes for the protein MSGANRIAGQGRLTPAKTARFTFDGKTFDALEGDTVASALLANGVHLVGRSFKYHRPRGILSAGPEEPNALIDVSRDAARRQPNVRAPVQEVFDGMKVSSQNRWPSLAFDIGGVNNLMSPFFAAGFYYKTFMWPKAAWEKLYEPFIRKAAGLGVAPTEEDPDHYANRYAYCDVLVAGAGVAGLSAALAAAEAGARVIIVDEQPEVGGALHYDMSVKIDGQNGYEWAQAAAAKLRAMENVTVLTRTTAFGYYNHNFVGLVERVTDHLARPDKKLPRERLWQVRAKRVILATGSIERHMVFANNDRPGIMLASAARTYLNHFGVAVGRKVGVYTANDSAYEAAFDLKRAGVTVAAIVDNREKPGEAVLAEAGKLGIEVLAGHSVVDTKGKLRVSSMSVARNGGGSARSIPVDALLVSAGWTPSVHLFSQSRGKVAYDAATSRFLPGTYAQDCLSVGSCNGTDGLQATIEESLAAGELMARATGNDGGGKVELSGENAFEWTGGMVGAGEGAGVDTTVKAFVDFQNDVCAKDIRLAVREGMHSIEHIKRFTTNGMATDQGKLSNIHGLAIASEVLNREIPKIGLTTFRAPYTPVTFGALISHSRGDLFDPARKTPMHEWEEAHGAVFEDVGNWKRAWYYPRSGETMHDAVNRECRTVRNAAGLFDASTLGKIEVVGPDAGEFMNLMYTNAWDTLKPGRCRYGIMLREDGFVYDDGVVGRLAEDRFHVTTTTGGAPRVMHHMEDYLQTEFPHLKVWLTSTTEQWAVIAVQGPKAREILEPLVEGIDISNEAFPHMSVREGKICGVPTRLFRMSFTGEAGYEVNVPADYGQAVWEAIWARAEPLGACAYGTETMHVLRAEKGYIIVGQDTDGTVTPHDASLSWAVSKKKADFVGIRGLKRPDLVKEGRKQLVGLLTKDPKVVLEEGAQIVADPNEPKPMTMLGHVTSSYWSENCGRSIAMALVAGGQARMGQTLYVPMPDRTISVEVSDMVFIDKEGGRLNG
- a CDS encoding sarcosine oxidase subunit delta, producing MLLIYCPYCEEERSELEFRHGGDAHIARPTNIADITDEEFQDYFFLRDNPKGLIFERWRHIHGCGRFFNAARDTVSDKFYMSYKAGEPRPDIPGVTTAAATNETTEGTAK
- a CDS encoding sarcosine oxidase subunit beta family protein — its product is MRKYSVFAVAREAMRGHKGWEAQWTSPEPRKEYDVIIVGGGGHGLGAAYYLAKEHGITNVAVIEKGWLGGGNTGRNTTIIRSNYLYDESMDIYEHSLKLWEGLSQDLNYNVMYSPRGVMMLSHNVHDKQSFQRHVHANRLYGIDNEWLTPQQAKDFVPVLDISASARYPINGAALQRRGGTARHDAVAWGYARAASDRGVHIIQNCEVKGIRRGPDGAVTGVETSKGFIGAKKVAVSASGHNSVILSMADVKLPLHSVPLQALVSEPMKPIFPCVVMSNSVHAYISQSDKGELVIGAGTDQYNSYSQTGGLQIITHTLDAICELFPMFRRVKMMRQWGGITDNTPDRSAIQGVTPVPNLFVNCGWGTGGFKATPGSAHLFAHLIARGEPHKLAAGLTLDRFRTGRLIDEAAAAAVAH
- the rpsU gene encoding 30S ribosomal protein S21, encoding MQVLVRDNNVDQALRALKKKMQREGIFREMKMRDYYEKPSQKRAREKAEAVRRVRKLARKRAQREGLIGGRPGAR
- a CDS encoding tetratricopeptide repeat protein — protein: MAASTGFPTDRLSSSSARMRRPFMAAVAATSLAVLLAGCASTGTSTDVLKVERAQGSQENIASLSAVIAANPQDPEGYNVRGSAYGRAGEYRRALDDFNRAIELNPRFYQAYANRALIQRSLGDQAKAAADYNTALQLNSNYDVAYIGRGNLYRQAGRLDEAFSDFNRAIQLDTTDPRAYHNRGLIYQARRQHDKAIEDFSKAISLSPNSAEPYNGRGISYAAKGDDDNAFQDFNTAINLNGKLAESWANQALIYERRGEMAKASRSYSQALRLDPNYAPAKSGLARTRGAAAAKPA
- a CDS encoding aa3-type cytochrome c oxidase subunit IV, with protein sequence MAEHHNGPVELGAPMDYPEHEKTYNFFIAAAKYGTLFCVALLVAMAAGFFTSAGFFSSLLLLILINVLGVVVLR